The following are encoded in a window of Syntrophorhabdus sp. genomic DNA:
- a CDS encoding FMN-binding glutamate synthase family protein, with amino-acid sequence MSFSRVNSSSATLTKNRTEDSITTASGMCVTCVDGCIGMCEIGKSAYRGHEVIYPQPFGVITTAAEKRYPVDYSHFNIMGTATGAHGIEMDSDKAIFPAVDLEVHIGNDGGLKFRYPWIISGIGSTNIAKNNWEGLAIGSALSGTGLTIGENVVGMDPGAVFKDGRIVDTVDLKRRVKLYKDHQHDGYGAIIVQANVEDGRLKVQEYAIEKLGVECVELKWGQGAKDIGGEVKIKDLKQAQMLHERGYIVLPDPTDENVIEAFQMGAFKEFERHSRVGMVTEESFAATIDGLRKAGAKYIFLKTGAYRPADLARAISFSSKYKLDLLTVDAAGGGTGMSPWRMMNEWGVPPVELHSLVYQYAKRLSDNNRYLPAIAVNGGFSFEDQIFKGLSMGAPFVKMVGMARAPIAAAMVGKTIGLSITAQQVPVYIERFGNTKDEIFVTASSLRKELGSDAFDKLPTGALGLYTYYERLAQGLRQLMAGSRKFSLEHLSRNDLAALTREAAEISDIQYIMDVDRSEVDGILS; translated from the coding sequence ATGTCTTTTTCAAGAGTGAACAGCTCAAGCGCAACCCTCACCAAGAACAGGACCGAGGATTCGATAACCACCGCTTCGGGCATGTGTGTGACATGTGTCGACGGTTGCATCGGTATGTGCGAGATAGGGAAGTCGGCATACCGCGGACATGAGGTGATATATCCGCAACCCTTTGGCGTCATCACCACCGCGGCGGAAAAGAGGTATCCCGTCGATTACTCGCACTTCAATATCATGGGCACGGCGACGGGCGCCCATGGCATCGAGATGGACAGCGACAAGGCCATTTTCCCGGCCGTTGACCTTGAGGTGCACATAGGGAATGACGGAGGGTTGAAGTTCCGCTATCCCTGGATCATTTCGGGCATAGGCTCCACCAATATCGCCAAGAACAACTGGGAAGGACTTGCTATAGGTTCGGCTCTGTCGGGGACCGGTCTCACCATCGGCGAGAATGTTGTGGGAATGGATCCAGGGGCCGTCTTCAAGGACGGAAGGATCGTCGACACGGTGGACCTGAAACGCCGGGTGAAACTGTACAAGGACCATCAGCATGACGGTTACGGCGCGATAATCGTGCAGGCAAACGTCGAAGACGGCCGTTTGAAGGTGCAGGAGTATGCCATCGAGAAGCTCGGTGTTGAATGTGTCGAGCTCAAGTGGGGCCAGGGCGCAAAAGATATCGGAGGAGAGGTCAAGATAAAGGACCTGAAGCAGGCGCAGATGCTCCATGAGCGCGGCTATATCGTACTGCCGGACCCGACCGATGAGAACGTGATAGAGGCCTTTCAGATGGGGGCGTTCAAGGAATTCGAGAGGCATTCGCGGGTGGGAATGGTAACAGAGGAATCATTCGCCGCGACGATAGACGGTCTGCGTAAGGCCGGCGCGAAATACATCTTCCTCAAGACCGGGGCATACCGTCCTGCCGATCTGGCACGGGCGATCTCATTCTCCTCCAAGTACAAGCTGGACCTCCTGACGGTGGACGCCGCTGGCGGCGGTACCGGAATGAGTCCGTGGCGGATGATGAACGAATGGGGCGTGCCGCCAGTCGAACTCCACTCCCTGGTATATCAGTACGCGAAGCGGCTTTCAGACAACAACAGGTACCTGCCCGCCATCGCGGTAAATGGGGGATTCTCCTTCGAGGACCAGATATTCAAGGGCCTCTCTATGGGCGCACCGTTCGTGAAGATGGTGGGAATGGCCCGCGCACCGATAGCGGCCGCCATGGTGGGGAAGACGATAGGGTTGTCTATCACGGCGCAACAGGTTCCTGTCTACATTGAGCGATTCGGCAACACCAAAGACGAGATCTTTGTCACCGCCAGTTCTCTGCGCAAGGAATTGGGCAGCGACGCCTTCGACAAGCTGCCGACCGGCGCGCTCGGGCTATACACGTATTATGAGCGGTTGGCTCAGGGACTCCGCCAGCTCATGGCAGGGAGCAGGAAATTCTCTCTGGAACACCTCTCACGAAACGACCTGGCCGCATTGACGCGGGAGGCAGCGGAGATCAGCGATATCCAGTACATCATGGACGTTGATAGATCGGAGGTTGATGGCATCCTGTCCTGA
- a CDS encoding ankyrin repeat domain-containing protein, protein MKETIAAGRRGWILLLVVLVLPSACGFAVNLDQQLIAATKRGDAAQVESLLERGAAVNARELNGQLTLMRYTALMWASYKGHGNVVKVLIARGADISLRDSEGRTSLMMAASGGHLDIVRMLADAGADIHARSNYSDTALLMAASGGHRAVLTWLIEKGAAVDATSDTGETPLMAAALRGHTQTVEILMKKGARVNAIDGTGSTALIMASMGVLHEGGGSAETVRLLLASGADVNHSNDDGTTALIGAASRGNTAVVRELLSAGADREARISYGQDKGETALSLALRNHHNEAAELLQTYGETAQ, encoded by the coding sequence ATGAAAGAGACCATCGCTGCGGGGAGAAGAGGTTGGATTTTGCTTTTGGTTGTTCTGGTGCTTCCCTCCGCCTGCGGATTTGCAGTAAATCTCGATCAGCAGTTGATTGCCGCAACCAAACGGGGGGATGCCGCCCAGGTTGAAAGCCTGCTTGAGCGGGGTGCGGCGGTCAACGCGCGTGAGCTTAACGGGCAATTAACGCTGATGCGTTATACCGCACTGATGTGGGCGTCCTATAAGGGACACGGAAATGTGGTGAAGGTTCTTATTGCGCGCGGCGCCGACATTTCTCTCCGGGACAGTGAGGGCCGAACTTCCCTGATGATGGCTGCCTCCGGTGGCCATCTGGATATTGTACGGATGCTGGCGGATGCCGGAGCGGACATACACGCCAGGTCGAATTATTCCGATACCGCTTTGCTTATGGCTGCCTCCGGCGGACACCGGGCGGTTCTCACCTGGTTGATAGAAAAAGGTGCAGCCGTCGATGCGACCAGTGATACAGGCGAGACGCCTCTCATGGCCGCCGCGTTACGCGGTCATACCCAGACAGTCGAAATATTGATGAAAAAAGGCGCCCGAGTAAATGCCATTGATGGAACCGGCAGCACGGCCTTGATAATGGCGAGCATGGGCGTTCTACATGAAGGCGGCGGATCTGCCGAAACAGTTCGTTTACTTCTTGCTTCCGGCGCCGATGTGAACCACAGCAATGACGACGGCACCACCGCCCTGATCGGGGCCGCTTCCCGCGGAAATACGGCTGTCGTGCGGGAATTGCTGTCGGCGGGGGCGGATCGGGAAGCACGGATATCTTACGGACAGGACAAAGGAGAGACGGCGCTTTCCCTGGCTTTGCGCAATCATCATAATGAGGCGGCCGAACTGCTGCAAACGTACGGAGAAACAGCGCAATGA
- a CDS encoding UPF0175 family protein produces the protein MKSLSIRYPESVLATMNLSTDDFEREAKFLLAVKLFELGRLTSGQAAQLAESSRFSFLLRCSQYGVPAVQWDDEELDAEFKAKP, from the coding sequence ATGAAGAGTCTATCGATACGGTACCCTGAATCGGTCCTTGCGACAATGAATCTGAGTACCGATGATTTTGAGAGGGAAGCGAAATTCCTTCTCGCGGTGAAGCTGTTTGAGTTGGGACGCCTCACATCCGGGCAGGCCGCACAGCTTGCCGAGTCTTCCCGTTTCTCCTTCCTGCTGCGGTGCAGTCAATATGGGGTGCCCGCAGTCCAATGGGACGATGAGGAATTGGACGCGGAATTCAAGGCGAAACCATAA
- a CDS encoding DUF1566 domain-containing protein, with the protein MRITPIRKGLFSLFILAGAAVLMSCASTPQIPQTPVIKSEGPYAIGDRGPAGGWIIYDKGDNSEGWRYLEAAPEDQTPASWRHKGLVKWGCHGTSIPEARHTAIGKGRANTKAIIKTCDEPDTAARKCAEYRGGGKDDWFLPSREELNLVYTVLYQQGQGDLRMGEYWSSSETSNGRYAWNINFTNGKQLYGNKYPKYRVRAVRAFMDKK; encoded by the coding sequence ATGAGGATTACACCAATAAGGAAAGGTCTGTTTTCGCTATTCATCCTTGCGGGAGCTGCTGTTTTAATGTCCTGCGCCTCAACGCCTCAAATACCCCAGACGCCTGTCATCAAAAGTGAAGGTCCTTACGCCATCGGCGACAGAGGCCCGGCCGGCGGCTGGATCATTTATGACAAAGGGGATAATTCGGAAGGCTGGAGATACCTGGAAGCCGCGCCCGAAGATCAAACTCCGGCAAGCTGGCGTCATAAGGGCCTGGTGAAATGGGGCTGCCATGGAACATCCATACCGGAAGCCCGCCATACAGCCATCGGCAAAGGCAGGGCAAATACAAAAGCCATTATAAAGACCTGCGATGAACCGGACACCGCCGCGCGGAAATGCGCCGAATATCGCGGCGGCGGCAAGGACGACTGGTTCCTCCCGTCACGCGAAGAGCTTAATCTGGTTTATACGGTCTTGTATCAGCAGGGGCAAGGCGATCTGCGCATGGGTGAATACTGGTCTTCTTCTGAAACCAGCAACGGCCGTTACGCCTGGAATATTAATTTTACCAACGGCAAACAACTCTACGGCAACAAGTATCCGAAATATCGCGTTCGGGCCGTCCGGGCCTTTATGGATAAAAAATGA
- a CDS encoding FAD-dependent oxidoreductase, giving the protein MTLKARLAAHNDTDAPTIVIPAGTCCQASGANLLIRAAKGELLQKKLADKVHLRITGCHGFCAMEPSILVEPARTFYPKVNPDDMARIIEAISKGEVIRELLFVDPETGEPIEKQDDIPFFRKQVRTVIGRNEKVDPIRILDYIENDGYQSLVNVISRGDPRFVIDEVKASGLRGRGGAGFPTGQKWELFASQGNRTAKYLICNADEGDPGAYMDRSVLEGNPHSIIEGMLIGAYGTGATEGIIYVRTEYPLAIKHLNTAIRQARHVGLLGKNILGTGFSFDIEIVKGAGAFVCGEETALIRSIEGHMGEPRQRPPFPIVKGLHGKPTMINNVETWANIPVAIAMGGRSFAALGTSGSSGTKIFSLVGKIKNTGLVEVPMGMTLKEVVRDIGGGPAHKAEIKAIQTGGPSGGCIPASKFDLTIDYETLKSVGSIMGSGGMIVMDSNTCMVDVAKYFMGFLKDESCGKCFTCRKGTQRMYELLEDITVGKGTSDHLALLEELALAVKDTTMCGLGQSAPNPVLSTLRYFREEYERHIRDKRCDAFVCKQLVGAPCQAACPVDTEPWRYVALVEKGDYEEAYRVIRSANPLPAVSARVCDRKCESRCNLGVGDGEAIAIRALKRFVTDRVDASVYRPKPGEIKDERVAIIGGGPAGLTAAHSLSLLGYRVTIFEAGDRLGGMLTCTLPAYRLPSHIVREEVESLLNENIHIEYNRALGRDMTIDDVLRTGFKAVFIATGAHESWRLDLDNEDVDGVYPSIDFLKKSKMEGVELARGHVGVIGGGNSAVDAARVALRQKDVTGVSLLYRRTRDEMPAYEEEIEAALEEGVRIETLISPVKIKVRQEEIETAIKEGVELHTLVSPVRIYTEEGRLVGIECMRNRLGEVDATGRRKPVEIPGSGFSLALDTLIVAIGERPDSRAFASMGLKVDGNGRIKVNPRTLETNLEGVFAGGDLVTGPNTVIDAIAAGKKVAGVIDRYLQGRQVEAPLQATLPSVFIPPAMVDDSEAGFTGRAVPPAVAPEKRIKNFIEVEMALPEDEAQHEARRCLRCDLAFTSEASADQ; this is encoded by the coding sequence ATGACACTTAAGGCACGACTTGCCGCTCATAACGACACGGATGCTCCGACCATTGTCATCCCTGCGGGCACGTGCTGCCAGGCAAGCGGGGCCAATCTTCTGATACGCGCTGCCAAGGGAGAACTTCTTCAGAAGAAACTTGCCGACAAGGTTCACCTCCGCATCACGGGTTGCCACGGGTTCTGCGCCATGGAACCATCGATACTGGTGGAGCCGGCGCGGACGTTCTATCCGAAGGTCAACCCTGATGATATGGCAAGGATCATCGAAGCCATATCAAAGGGGGAGGTCATCAGGGAACTGCTTTTCGTCGACCCGGAGACGGGCGAGCCCATCGAGAAACAGGACGACATACCCTTTTTCAGGAAACAGGTGCGGACGGTAATAGGACGAAATGAGAAGGTCGATCCCATCCGTATCCTCGACTACATCGAGAACGACGGCTATCAGTCCCTTGTGAATGTCATTTCCCGGGGGGATCCCCGGTTTGTCATCGACGAGGTGAAGGCATCGGGGTTGAGGGGCCGTGGTGGCGCAGGGTTTCCCACCGGCCAGAAGTGGGAGCTCTTTGCTTCACAAGGGAACAGAACCGCGAAGTATCTCATATGCAATGCCGATGAGGGCGATCCGGGGGCCTACATGGATAGAAGCGTTCTGGAAGGCAACCCTCACAGCATAATCGAAGGAATGCTCATCGGTGCATACGGCACGGGTGCGACAGAGGGCATCATCTATGTGAGAACCGAATATCCCCTGGCGATAAAGCATCTGAACACGGCCATCAGACAGGCGCGACATGTGGGTCTCCTGGGGAAGAACATCCTCGGAACAGGGTTCTCTTTTGATATAGAGATCGTGAAAGGCGCGGGCGCATTCGTATGCGGAGAGGAAACGGCCCTGATAAGGTCCATTGAAGGCCATATGGGGGAACCACGGCAGCGGCCCCCCTTTCCCATAGTGAAAGGTCTCCATGGAAAACCCACGATGATAAACAACGTGGAAACGTGGGCCAACATTCCTGTGGCAATAGCCATGGGAGGACGGTCATTCGCCGCTCTCGGGACGTCGGGGAGTTCGGGCACGAAGATCTTCAGTCTCGTCGGCAAGATCAAGAACACCGGGCTTGTCGAAGTGCCCATGGGAATGACCCTGAAGGAGGTTGTCAGGGATATCGGGGGCGGACCGGCGCATAAGGCCGAGATCAAGGCGATCCAGACCGGCGGGCCATCCGGCGGGTGTATCCCGGCGTCGAAGTTCGATCTGACGATCGACTACGAGACCCTGAAAAGCGTCGGTTCCATAATGGGATCGGGCGGCATGATCGTTATGGACAGCAATACCTGCATGGTGGACGTAGCGAAGTACTTCATGGGTTTCCTGAAGGATGAATCCTGCGGCAAGTGTTTCACCTGCAGGAAGGGCACGCAAAGGATGTATGAGCTCCTTGAGGACATAACCGTGGGAAAGGGAACGTCCGACCATCTGGCCCTCCTCGAAGAACTGGCCCTCGCGGTCAAGGATACGACAATGTGCGGACTCGGTCAGTCGGCTCCCAACCCCGTTTTGAGCACACTCAGGTACTTTCGCGAGGAATACGAACGGCATATCCGTGACAAGCGGTGCGACGCCTTTGTCTGCAAGCAACTGGTGGGGGCACCGTGCCAGGCGGCCTGCCCTGTGGATACAGAGCCGTGGCGGTATGTGGCCCTCGTGGAGAAAGGGGACTACGAGGAGGCGTACCGGGTCATACGCAGCGCAAACCCCCTTCCCGCGGTGAGTGCCCGCGTGTGTGACAGAAAATGCGAAAGCCGGTGCAATCTTGGTGTGGGCGACGGGGAAGCCATAGCCATCCGTGCGCTGAAGCGCTTTGTCACCGACCGGGTTGACGCGTCGGTCTACCGTCCAAAACCCGGAGAGATCAAAGACGAGCGCGTAGCCATCATCGGAGGAGGCCCCGCGGGATTGACCGCCGCCCATTCCCTTTCGCTTCTCGGCTACAGGGTCACGATCTTCGAGGCGGGAGACCGCCTTGGAGGCATGCTGACATGCACCCTGCCCGCCTACAGACTGCCGTCGCACATTGTCAGGGAGGAAGTAGAAAGCCTTCTCAATGAGAATATCCACATAGAGTACAACCGTGCGCTTGGAAGGGACATGACGATAGACGATGTCCTGCGCACGGGGTTCAAGGCCGTGTTCATCGCCACGGGGGCTCATGAAAGCTGGCGCCTCGACCTCGATAACGAGGATGTCGACGGGGTCTACCCGTCAATAGACTTCCTCAAGAAGTCCAAAATGGAGGGCGTTGAGCTTGCCAGAGGCCATGTCGGAGTGATCGGCGGTGGAAACTCGGCGGTGGATGCAGCGCGCGTGGCACTTCGTCAGAAGGATGTCACGGGCGTGTCCCTCCTCTATCGTCGTACACGAGACGAGATGCCTGCTTATGAAGAAGAGATCGAGGCAGCGCTTGAAGAGGGCGTGCGGATCGAGACGCTGATCTCTCCCGTGAAGATAAAGGTGCGTCAGGAAGAGATCGAGACGGCCATAAAGGAAGGTGTCGAATTGCACACCCTTGTCTCTCCCGTTAGAATCTACACGGAAGAAGGTCGCCTGGTCGGCATCGAATGCATGAGGAACAGGCTGGGAGAGGTCGATGCCACCGGGAGACGAAAGCCCGTGGAGATACCCGGAAGCGGGTTCTCGCTGGCGCTGGACACACTCATCGTCGCGATCGGGGAAAGGCCGGACAGCCGAGCTTTTGCCTCCATGGGCCTCAAAGTGGACGGCAACGGAAGGATAAAGGTCAATCCCAGAACACTCGAGACAAATCTTGAAGGGGTTTTTGCGGGCGGCGACCTGGTAACCGGTCCCAACACTGTCATAGATGCCATTGCCGCCGGGAAAAAGGTCGCCGGGGTCATTGATCGATATCTTCAGGGCAGGCAAGTTGAGGCACCTTTACAGGCGACGCTACCGTCCGTGTTCATTCCACCGGCCATGGTTGATGATTCCGAAGCCGGTTTTACAGGCCGGGCCGTCCCTCCCGCGGTTGCGCCCGAGAAGAGAATAAAGAACTTCATCGAAGTGGAAATGGCTTTACCCGAAGACGAGGCGCAGCACGAAGCAAGGCGCTGCCTGCGATGCGATCTCGCGTTCACGAGTGAAGCATCCGCGGATCAGTGA